The sequence GCCAAGTGGAGCACCTCCTAAAGTGGAAGGGGTCCTCAGATGAGGACAGCACATGGGAACCAGTAGAAAACCTGGATCGCCCCGGCCTCATTGCTGAGTTCCTGCAGTCACAGAAAACAGCACACAAGACGGATGAATCAGAGGGAGGCAAGTGCAAAGCTGATTCTGATGTGCAAGATAAGGGGGAGGAGAGcaaaccaaagaagaaagaagagtcagAAAAGCCACAAGGCTTTTCCCGGGATTTGGAACCGGAGCAGATTATTGGAACTACAGACTCCAGTGGAGAACTCATGTTCCTGATGAAGTGGGAGAACTCTGATGAGGCTGACCTGGTTCCTGCCAAGGAAGCCAATGTCAAGTGCCCACAGGTTGTCATATCCTTCTACGAGGAAAGGCTGACGTGGCATTCCTACCCCTCGGAGGAGGATGACAAAAAAGATGACAAGAATTAACTCTCCTGACTACCAGCCCGTCACATCTGACTGTGGGTTTCAGGTGGGGAAAGAAGGAGTTCTACTTGTCTTGACACCGTAGAGGTGGCTTGAGAAGATGTCCTTTGAAGAGCCAGTATAGTTTCTGTGCCCTACAGCAGCTCAAGCGCTTTAAAGCCGCTCCATGCTGTATAGTTTGCACACCCATCCCAGTGGAGAGGAAGGTGGGTCAGTGTTTCAAGGCAACCCATTCTGAACTTTGCTGAGAAAAGCAAAGGGCCTTCTATGAAGGACAAAACTTGCAGAATGCGATGTGGGAGAGCTATAAAGATGCTGTGGATCTTCAAAGAGCATCTCCACAACCCACAGCCTTCTTCCCAATAGTGTTAACTCTGCACTTTTACAGCATAGCATGTATGTAGTTTTTGAGTATTACTGGTGTATtatttggggtgggagggatgaggTGGGAAAGAAGGGAGATGGGTTAGGGTCATTTTTGTTCAAATTTGGGGCCTGATGGCGGAAGTggtgaaacaaaggaaagaacaaCTAATGATGATTTGGTTCTGTGTCCAGAATATTTCATCCtttcaaaaaatgtcattggcAACCTAAATGAGGACTGAGACACTGTTTAAAAGCTGTGAATGCCTGAAACTTAGAAGCCAAGGTGTTCCCTGCCTGAGCTTAATGCTGTTCCCAACAAAGGACTAAGCCAGTTAAGACGTTACCAAAGCTGTGGTCCGTGGGATGGAAACTGGTTGAGGAGGAAAAGTCTTATTGGAGTGTATACACAGGGAGATCATTCTGTCTTAGAGGTGCTAATTCTTGAAATTGACAAGAAGACCCTTTCTTTTCCGGTTATGAAGTTATAAATGTCAGCTTCTCCACCCAAGCCACTGGCTGAAGTAtttggggaagggcagagggtggTACAGGAGGTGGGAGAGTAGGGAAAGGCAAGGGCCAATGCTTTTAGGGTGGAAAACTCTTGGAGCCTCTGTTTTTTGAACTTTGAAACCATTGGTGGCAGGGTTCAGTCACTGACAGCACAAGTTCACTGAATCACTTCAGGAGTTGAATGATTTCTGAAGCCCTGGTCTCAGGAGAAGATTAAAATTTCATACTGGGGCAGTGgttcactttaaaacaaaacaattttttttaatcctaagaaTTAACTAAAACCCAAAATGCCGTCTTGAATCATGAGATCCATCAGTTCTTGACATCGTCTAGACCTGCATCTAGAACTCCATTGTAAAATCATTTTAGGCATGTGTTAGGTTTCTGTGAAAACTTTTGTTTAACTGTTAAACCTCATACCAACACTGTCAGTTTTTGTCTTAATGAAAgtatagatttataaaaaaaaaacactaaaaacaaaatagataacaaggacctactgtatagcacagggaactatattccatatcttgTAATGGAAAggcatctgaaaaagaatagctacATTCATATATggataagtgaatcactttgctgtgcacctgaaactagcacaacattgtaagttaactatacttcaatttaaaaaatggtttaaaaaataagaaaatagaaaaaaaatgaagtgtacaatgtgatgatttgatatacatgtaCATTGTGGAATGATTATCAAGATAACTTAATACCCACTGTATGGAGTATCACTTATGTACAATAAACTGCATCCAGTTAAGGCATACAACTTGACGAGTTGCGGCAGAGGCATAGAGCCTTTTGCGGCACATCcttccccaggcaaccactgatctgcttttgtGTGAGAGCTGCTTTCTAAACTTAGATTTGAAAGTTTGTGGATCTTTCTCAATCCAAAGACCAGCTCTAAATCCAGAACGctgttttcttctctatatttAAGATCAAATAATATGACAAGGAGATTCCAGGTTTGACTTCTTAGAACCTTTCCCTGATGGCCTAAAGGCGAGTACTTAAGATTTTGCCTGCAAGTAAACCACAGTCTCTTTATTGAATAGCCTCATTGCATACTTGGATTGAAGGGAAATCAGAGCCAAGAGAGAAACAATCCTGATAAAACAGAGAAGCAGTATATATATGTTCTTCTGAAGTAGGTAGGGTGAGATGTCAGATCCCCCAAGGACAGGACAAATAAACTAATTTGAATTTTGCTTCACAtttattcataaattaaaaatgaaagcatcaGAATAAATGTTTTACACCTGTAGGTCTATACCTCCAGCTAGTGTGTGTATGTCATCATTATTCAGGAATAACCCTATCCCTAGAGCCTTCCAAAAGATTTGAAATGGGTTTCAGAGGGAATTTTCAGTGGATGGAAGGTGTACCATCTTTACACACTTACGTGCAAAGCCGGCTTTTAACATGCTGAACGTTGCTTTCCCATTGATATAttcagttgaatgaatgattagGCAATTTAAGGGCTAGAATGTTGAGACGCACTTTGTCCCTTCCTCACTCACCCCCTCAAAATAATTCCTGTCACCGTCCTTTTATGTCTAGCTGGCTCTCCTTTCCATTGCTGCCGCTCTGTCCTGCATCTCGTGTCCATCTGCGACTCCCGATTTCGACTGTTTCTGCCCGTCCCTGCTTTCCTTTCccagttttcttcctcctcttttctgtcTCCCGATGCTACTTCTCTTACGCTGCTCTGCTTTCTCATGACAAAGCTGTTTTTATAAACATCTCCAGACCAAGTCATCAGCAGACTAATTCCAACATGTCGGATGTCATCTTGGAGactgtttttcttactttttgttttgtggtcCAAGAATTTCTTCAGACTCGTTTTTTTGGGGCCATACTGGAGGTCTGAGAGTTGTGAATGGTTGGTTTTCACATAATCAGAGTTGAATATGTTTGCAGGGCTATGTTATAGTCAGTCTTTGAAACCATGAAtcattgaaaagaaatgaatgatgtACATTACAGCGTTCCTGTGAAACTTGCCtttacaaagctacagcaattaaAATGGTCTTGAAATAAggagatttatttttcctcagaaggtactggaaatgttttttttggtttggtgtttttttgtttgtttgtttgtttgtttttggccacaccacacggcttgtgggatttttgttcccctaccagggatcaaacccaggcactgggcagtggaagtgtgggagtcttaaccactggaccaccggggaattcccggaaagggttgggtttttttgttttgtttcaaaaaacaaaaaacttcaacaTCTGTCAAAATCTATAGAATGCACAGCAgaaagaatgaaccctaatgtagaCTATTGacattagttaataataatgtatcagtgaTGGCTCatcaactgtaaaaaaaaatacagtaatgcAGGATATTAAAGATAGAGGAAACTGGGAAGGAGGTATTGTGGAGGTATGTGGAAACTACTTTCTGCTCAGttgttctgtaaatctaaaactgcttttaaaaaatctattttaaatctattatttttcactTGGGATTCAGAAATACAATGAATATATCAgtcactttttattattattttgtagataAAAGCGCAGTGTTTGCTTTTAAGTACTAGTAACGTAAGAGAAGTGCCTCTTCGTGAGTGCTGTAACTTGTACTATGGGTTCCCTGAATAGTGAAAATGTGAGTTCCCGGGAGAGCTGCCCGGCGCTGTTCACCACTGTCTGGTTGCACAAGAGTTACTGAGCAGGTTAGTGTGAGCACTGCGTCGGGACTTTGTCTGTCTGCCACCACTGGGGCATCGTGCCATCTTTGTGGTGGAGTGGAGCCCCGGGCTTGACAAATTCCGTGCCCTACAACCCAGTGAGCCCTTTTTTGACCCTTGCATTTGTGGTATCACTAGCAACAGTGACAATCGGTGAGCTCATGCCAACTCTTGCAGCCAATATCCAGGTCAGAGTTTGATTGCTTTCGGCCAAAGGCTGTTGCTTGGCTTGTAGTAGCATGGACCTGAGACCAGAACCTCTGGGCGATTACTCAGCATGGCCAGTGTGGCAGTAAAGCCATGTGAAAAGATGAGGTCTTTTAAGGTCGTATTGCCCATGGTTTCTGTATACTGGAACTGGgtgattctttctttttgaccTGGGTGACTCTTATGAGCAACTACAAGTACGTGTTGCTTCCTTGAGTTGGCTGTGTAAACAGAACGTTCTCTGTAGGCGTTAGTAGGTGGCGGGGGGGCGGTCAGGCCTGAGAAGGACATTGAGGCTGAGGGAGACAAGCAAACATTGGGATGGTGTTAAAGTCACTGGCAGAGGAAAAATTGAGAAAGCATCAAGAATTGGAATATAAATGACGGCAGTGAAGGAATCAAGGAATGGATGTCTTGGGGGTATGGTTGTTCATGGAATGTGTCCATCAGGTCTGTGATTAGACCAGGGTCAAAAACTTCATACAGTTAGCTGCAAAAATACTCATGAAGGGGGGAGTTGGTTATAGAGGTCACCTATTTaacttattaaattttattgtatgtcgGAAGAAAACTTTTAATGTATGGATCTGTTACGTATGCTCATGGTTATACCTGTTATTAGAGAAGCTTTCacgtattttttttcttgattcacTGCTTGACCGGTCAACTGTACATGTGGTCCTACCTCTGTTGGAAGCAGCAGATTTTAGcggggggaaggggaaagaggggacAGAGAGAACCTCTCCCTTGAGCCACAGTCCATGACGGAGGCTGGGGATTCCAGTTTGGCTGCCAAGGTCACAGGTTACTCTGGGCTGGTGGTGAACCAAGTGGTGGCACAGCCGCTGCATTCCTTGTGCTCACGTTCACGACTGACACCAGGTTCTGTGAGCTGACATGATTGTACAGCACTTCCTGTCCATTGTAGAGGCGGCAGACGTCACCAGAGCATCCTGTGTTTGCCCCGCAGGTGTAGACAGGCCCGGTCAGTCAGGAGGCCGGGCCCAGTCATGCTCCTCTCAGCCAGGCTGCTGGAAATAGCTCGAAGGCCTGCGGAGGTGCAGTGGCGATGGCAGGCAGGGCGGGTGTGTCACACCGTCCTCTTGCCGCCCGTTGCTCACCCAGTCGCCGCTCGCTGCCCTTCAGCTGCTCTTCATCTCCCTTCCCCTTTATCTCCTGTTTACCCTTGATTCAGTTACTTGTGGATTTTCTGCGAAGGAACAAGGAAGCAGGACCTCAGCACCAAAAAGGCCTGGCCCCTTGGCTGAAGTAGTCCAGCCCAGACTTCCCCCACTGCCAGGCTGTTACAACTGCGTGGGCCTGTTGGGTGTCAGATGGAACTTGGGGTACTTGTGAAAGTTTCTGACATATAACTTGAAAGTTGATTTGTGTCACCTTATAGACTTATCGCTCCTTCCACTTTTAAAACCCTATAATTTTCCTTTACGTGTGTGTGATTGTCCCTATAGCAGACACTGGCTGCGTGCATGCCGATGTGAAGGATTTGTTCTGCGGCTAATTGATTGGAGCAGGGCCGCCCAGTGGCCAGCACGTAAGGAAACAGTTCATAGGGTACCAAAGGCAGCTTCTAGAGTATGAGTCCGAACACTTCCTCAAATGAAATCAGCAAACGTCTACTGACTGCTTGCTCTATGTGCTAGATGCTGTGGGGAACGTCAAAAGCAAAAAGGATCTCTTCAAGGAAGGAACATCCATTCTAATTGGAGAAGCTGTTAGGGACGCACTAAGGATGTGGTGGGAAGAGTACTGAgctgagagggaggaggagggagtcgGGAGTGTTGAATCCTGGCCCAAGTTCTACCAATAACCATCTGATCCCCTGGGCAAAGTACTTCCCCTCAGTACTTACTTTATAAAAAGGGAATCGGACTGGATAATCCCTAAGACTTTCTATAGATTGGTTCACAAACAAATGGGTTCAAAAGGTAAACAACAGTACAAGGCAGCAATAGGATTCCAGAAGACGGTACCTTCTGTTTTGCCAGATGAAGTATGCATATAATAGTTACTATTATGTGTAaatgatacatatatttatgcTGTATAACTGTACTAGTTATGACTATAgaccagtatttctcaaagtagggtccttggaccagcagcatcagcattacctgggagctcgttagaaatgcagattcaggggccccaccccagacctactgaatcagaagcaCTGGGAATGCAGCTCAACACTTTATGTTTTCATAATCCCCGCTCCCCCGGAGGTTGTCACGCCCACTAAACTTTGTGGGCTCTAGGAATTCGGGGCGgcggttctcaaacttggctgcacGTTAGATTCCTCTGGGGGAACACGGGGAGGCACCGAGACGTTACTAGTTGCTCTGGCTCCCCAGGTGCAGccaatttgagaatcactggtgtAGGGACGGTGGCGTGCACCTGAGCGCCTGTTACTCAGTAGGGGTGACAGAGCTCAGAGGCACGGAGTCAGCCAGAACCAGAGCTGAGtgtgggagaaggggaagagtgGGTTCGAGTATGACTGGAAGGCCTTGAATTTCATGCTAGAAATTTCGCTTTTAGATTACAATGGAGGAAAGTTGGGGGGAAAGGGAATGAGCCGTTCAAGGTGGTACATTCGAAAGGTTATTCTGGCGGTTCTATGAAGACGGGAGTGCGTCCATAGTCAGGAAGTCTGGTGAAGTAGTCTAGGTGTGAAGTAATCCTGAACCAAATTACGAATGTAGAAATGtgattagaaggaagaaaaagtaggaaAGCTCTCTTGCAGGACAGATGGCTAGGATTTGGTGATAGCTGTGGGGTGAAGGCAGGGTTAGAATGAGGCTTTGGCTCAGGAGTTCCTCTCTTCTGGGACAGCCAGTGCTCTCGAGATGCAGCTATCAGAATGGTCACGTTTTATGCATCTGTACTTATCCTTTGTCCCTCATTGCTTTGATTTTGGAGTTCTAATTTGGGGGGTGTGTATTCCCCAGTGACTTATAGAAAGACACAAATTATAGTTGTCCACAAAGCTACCCATGGTCatcggggcggggtgggggggggaatcCTGTTTCTCTTGATGAAAGAATGCTTGGAGTTGTGGGAAAGTTGTAAACTTGGCAATGACTAATTCAAGCCTATCAGTCAattaagtgaatttttattttatcatttgttttatttgggaACCGTTGTAATAGTCACTGAAAGAACATCAATCTccgtatttttaaaacaaaacgaAAATACCATTGAACATTAGGGCAAAGGGCAAGAATTTCGAGGTTTTACCTTTTGACTTTAGCAAATGTTTGCTGCTCCATTTTTCTTGCTGGATCTCACCAttgaatttgtttttggtttggggcttttgggtttttttttgcattgttcCAACTTGTTCCTCATGCCTGACCATTTTAGTTCCCTTTATTCTGTTATTGACGGCTtctttattcctaagtattcttaatgttttagttttttgtttgtttttctccttttctttagcCTTATAAAGCTCATTAGCCAGCAGTTATGTAAAGACATATGCAGAAAATACGTAtagtctgggttttttttaaccttttgaccCCTTCACCCgtttccccaccccctgcctctggcaactgccaatctgttctctgtaccgatgagcttgttttttgttttttaatttttagatgctGTGTATAAGAGAGCTCATGcagtattcatctttctctgactaatttcacttaatataatgccccggaggtccatccatgttgttgcaaatggcaagatttccttctttttatgtctgagtagcattccattgcgTATAcatgtactgcatcttctttatccattcatccattgatgggaaCGCGGGTTGTTCCATAtcgtggctattgtaagtagggctgcagtgaacatgggggtgcagatatctctttgagttagtttctttggataaatacccagaaacaattgctggattatatggtagttctatttttttaattttcagaggaacctccatactgttctccatagtgactgcaccaattaacattcccaccaacggtgtaagagggttcctttttctctgcatccttgccagcacttgttatttgtggtgttttgatgatagccattctgacaggtgtgaggtggtacctcactgtggttttgatttgcatttccctgatgattagtgatgtggagcatcttctcatgtacctgttggccatgtgtttgttctttgcgaaaatgtctattcagctccaCTGCCCATCTTTTAAGTTGGATTGTTTACTTTGATTGAGTTGCATGagatctttgtatattttggatactagttcctgatcagatacatgatttgcaaatatttttcccccattccgtggattgccttttcattttgtttatcatttcctttgctgtgcaggagCTTTTTTATTTGATGTGGTCCCACttgattatttttgtgtttgtagcAAAAGTATTCTTCATGTTTTAGTGTGCCAGTTAAAAAGGAACGCGTGTATCTTTATTTCTTGTCCCCCCTTTGTGACCACAAATTCTGTAAATTTGCATCCAGAAACGGCCCATCGAAATTTCTCCTTAGAGCTTATTGGGGGCCTGGTGGGCACACTGCTTACCTTTCATCCTTTTGTTAGTTTACAGGTTGTGCCATATCTGGAAGGAAAGACCTTTTATTACTAGTTGCAAACCTGTAACAGCAAATTTGATACTTTAAAGCGTTCCATATATTCCAacgcaatattttaaaatggtcacCACTCTAACTTCCTTTCTGAAGGAACTGTAAAAATCTAAGGATGAATCTAGAAGGATCACAACTTGAAATGTGTAGTATATCTAGtagataccttttaaaaatataacctctCTTTTCCCAGACTGAGTAAAGATAAAACCTTTCTCTTTGCAAATTTTGAAGAATAttatatcatataaaataataGATGTCGAAACTTGTGTGGAATAAATGGTCTTCCAGACATAGTATAGAGTATATTATACTCAGTCTAAGGACACAAAACTAGActttattatatttctataacATAATATCCTCTTGGATTTTGTTTATTAAGTTAATGTGCTGGTAAAGACTCGATGTTGCAGATCCTGATTATGTTGAAATTCTTAAAATGAGGCATCTTTTATCTGAACCGTTTATTTATACCAATTAATTATTTTGCCGGATAAGAGCCACtttatcagttcttctgctaaAGGAAAGAAGTCAGTGGCCATCTCGTTTGTATTTCCTGCTGCGTGTTATGGTAacatttcaaatgtgtttttggATGGTGCAAATGCCGATGTCTCTAACGACCATAGCAGCGGGAGCATTTGAAACGAAGCAGGATAAATGAGAAGTCTAAGCGGCTGCTCAGTACCATCACAACCATCACTAATTAAGAAGATATTTGGGGTTCACTGCTCTTTGGTTTCTTAGGTAGGAGAGAATATTCTGAAGGACATGATTAAGGAACGGTTACCGTGACAATCGCATTCAAAGAGTTAGAGGAGACAGTGAATCTGTGGGGCTCATCCATTTGGATTGATTCAACTGGTCTTTTAGATTCATTCAAACAGCTGTTGtctctggattttattttccaCGTAATTCACCCAATTGATTGGTGATTTGGGGATCATTTAAGCTTGGCTGTCCATAGTGATAGGATTGACAGTGTCTGTG is a genomic window of Phocoena sinus isolate mPhoSin1 chromosome X, mPhoSin1.pri, whole genome shotgun sequence containing:
- the LOC116747199 gene encoding chromobox protein homolog 1-like, with protein sequence MRVCLPPSGPASRGSGCPPAPPPPVAGWPPVAGWPPGRVSGASGLGRPAGRGQGLRDGRPRGPLLCPPAGACLSLPRALAAGVTGGGDRERLEVGEAGGRRGLSLVSSAECWRALWGKQNKKKVEEVLEEEEEEQVVEEILDRQVVKGQVEHLLKWKGSSDEDSTWEPVENLDRPGLIAEFLQSQKTAHKTDESEGGKCKADSDVQDKGEESKPKKKEESEKPQGFSRDLEPEQIIGTTDSSGELMFLMKWENSDEADLVPAKEANVKCPQVVISFYEERLTWHSYPSEEDDKKDDKN